Proteins from a single region of Apium graveolens cultivar Ventura chromosome 7, ASM990537v1, whole genome shotgun sequence:
- the LOC141673525 gene encoding uncharacterized protein LOC141673525 has product MPTIKAYDGTGEPANNVRTLSNALLLQPVNDAIKCRAFPKTLSGMAQRWYNRLPPNSIGTFKDLSQVFIKQFISVRVYEKSSASLMGIFQGAKESLREYLNRFTKEALKVPDLDDKVAMIALQQGTRDEFFKMSLTKRPPESMLQLQDRAEKYIKVEESMKKIAVNNESTGNKKRKTDQEYDAKDKQLKDEIEYLIRRGKFGRSPKSEEAGGQKRDNDRRDDDRRGNDRDRNPQPRGSVINIISGRPTAAGTTRNSRKAYAREVMSIVGEPSKRSKSEMMLEFGEPCLEGLKFPQDDPLVITSIIGNCPFMRVLVDNGASVDILFHDTFIRMGYNDSQLTPSDAPIYGFNHIEYKVEGAIQLPVTIREEPMEATQMLNFQVVKAASTYNAIMGRTGIHAFKTVPSTYHMVLKFPTRNGVGEVRGDQKMARSCYVAALRPDGTWWQVLPIEDMDVRENDELRGKPAEDLVPIPLDPLDPEKVTYIEASLDKPLKGRMTNFLQKNNDIFVWTSADMPGINPTLITHRLNVDLTRKAVKKNKRTYAPNRLEAIK; this is encoded by the exons atgccaaccaTCAAAGCATACGATGGTACTGGCGAACCCGCTAATAATGTTAGAACGTTATCTAACGCCCTGTTGTTacagcccgtgaacgacgctattaagtgtcgggcatTCCCTAAAACCCTATCAGgcatggctcaaaggtggtacaaccgtcttcccccaaactctattggaaCCTTTAAGGACTTGAGTCAAgtttttattaagcagttcataaGTGTCAGAGTGTACGAGAAGAGTTCAGCATCTCTCATGGGTATATtccaaggagcaaaggagtcATTGAGAGAGTATCTGAATCGATTTACGAAGGAGGCTTTGAAGGTCCCTGATCTTGATGATAAAGTAGCTATGATAGCCCTGCAGCAAGGGACTAGagacgagttctttaagatgtccttgACTAAGCGCCCTCCCGAAAGCATGCTGCAACTCCAGGATAGAGCCGAGAAATATATTAAGGTGGAGGAGAGTATGAAGAAGATAGCTGTGAATAATGAATCTACTGGGAACAAGAAGCGGAAGACAGATCAGGAGTACgatgccaaggacaa GcaactcaaggatgagattgagtatcTGATCCGAAGGGGAAAGTTCGGACGTTCCCCCAAGAGTGAAGAAGCCGGAGgccaaaagagagataatgatcgAAGAGATGACGATCGAAGGGGTAACGACAGAGATCGTAACCCGCAGCCCCGAGGGTCAGTAATCAATATAATCTCAGGAAGACCTACAGCAGCTGGTACTACAAGGAACTCCCGAAAAGCTTATGCAAGAGAAGTGATGAGCATAGTTGGGGAGCCATCTAAGCGTTCCAAGTCAGAGATGATGCTTGAATTTGGTGAACCATgccttgaaggtttgaaatttcctcaggATGATCCTCTGGTTATCACTTCGATAATTGGAAATTGTCCTTTTATGAGGGTCCTAGTGGATAATGGAGCTTCCGTGGACATTCTGTTTCATGACACATTCATAAGGATGGGCTACAATGATTCTCAGCTAACTCCGTCTGACGCACCCATCTACGGGTTTAACCATATAGAATACAAAGTCGAAGGAGCAATACAACTTCCCGTAACTATCAGGGAAGAGCCCATGGAGGCCACGCAGATGTTAAACTTTCAGGTTGTCAAGGCAGCCTctacttacaatgctatcatgggtagAACAGGGATCCATGCTTTTAAGACTGTGCCCTCAACCTACCATATGGTACTGAAGTTCCCAACTAGAAATGGTGTTGGAGAAGTAAGGGGAGATCAGAAGATGGCCCGTAGTTGCTATGTTGCAGCACTTAGGCCTGATGGAACATGGTGGCAGGTCCTccccatagaagacatggatgtccgagaaaatgacgaacTGCGAGGGAAGCCAGCCGAGGACTTGGTCCCAATTCCTTTAGACCCCTTAGACCCGGAGAAGGTCACATACATTGAGGCATCTCTAGACAAGCCCTTGAAGGGCCGAATGACAAATTTCCTCCAAAAAAACAATGATATATTTGTTTGGACATcagctgatatgcctgggatTAACCCAACCCTTATAACTCATAGGTTGAACGTTGATCTAACTCGGAAGGCTGTAAAGAAAAATAAGAGAACTTATGCCCCTAATAGGCTGGAAGCCATTAAGTAG